One segment of Shewanella piezotolerans WP3 DNA contains the following:
- a CDS encoding alanine/glycine:cation symporter family protein, whose protein sequence is MFEPLINAVESTINAVNGVLWGSLLIYVLVAAGVLFTLRLGFIQFRLFGHGVKLVLQGREKVNGISSFQVFCTSMAARVGTGNMAGVAVAITVGGAGAIFWMWLIALLGMATAFIESTLAQVYKVKDSEGQYRGGPAYYMEKGLGKKWMGILFSILLIIAFGFAFNAAQANTMTDALNNAFGFDKTLVGLVIVMASAYIICGGLKKVARASELIVPVMAVAYLAIALVVLVINIDQVPAALTLIVKSAFGWEEAAGGAMGAMMAGIARGLFSNEAGMGSAANIAASATPNPNHPASQGFVQMIGVFVDTIVICSASAAIILLSGVLDNPGEQKGIGLLQLALSNELGGWSAYFIAFAIILFCFSSIIANYSYAENNIMFLTKSKKILYIFRGLVLAMVMTGSVASLQLVWNFADVSMGLMALVNIAAIVMLSKVAFAVVKDYERQIKQGLVPTFDATQFPEIKGVESGEWSDEQSATNKS, encoded by the coding sequence ATGTTCGAACCGTTAATAAATGCAGTTGAATCTACAATCAATGCCGTCAATGGTGTGTTGTGGGGAAGCTTACTGATCTATGTTCTAGTTGCCGCAGGCGTACTGTTTACACTTCGTTTAGGTTTTATACAATTTAGATTGTTTGGTCATGGGGTGAAGTTAGTGCTCCAGGGGCGTGAAAAAGTCAATGGTATCTCCTCATTTCAAGTATTTTGTACCTCAATGGCTGCTCGTGTTGGTACCGGTAATATGGCTGGTGTTGCTGTTGCGATAACAGTAGGTGGTGCAGGTGCTATTTTCTGGATGTGGCTCATTGCACTTCTTGGTATGGCAACGGCGTTTATCGAATCAACGCTTGCTCAAGTCTACAAAGTTAAAGACAGTGAAGGGCAATATCGTGGCGGCCCCGCTTATTACATGGAGAAGGGCTTAGGTAAGAAGTGGATGGGCATACTGTTCTCTATTTTGCTTATCATTGCATTTGGCTTTGCTTTCAACGCAGCGCAAGCTAACACTATGACCGATGCGCTGAATAACGCATTCGGTTTTGATAAGACCCTTGTTGGCTTAGTCATTGTTATGGCTTCTGCTTATATTATTTGTGGTGGCTTGAAAAAGGTTGCGCGCGCTTCTGAGCTTATCGTGCCAGTTATGGCCGTCGCATACTTAGCTATAGCGCTGGTTGTTTTAGTCATTAATATTGACCAGGTGCCAGCTGCATTAACGCTGATTGTTAAGAGTGCATTTGGTTGGGAAGAAGCCGCTGGTGGCGCGATGGGCGCGATGATGGCGGGTATTGCTCGTGGCTTGTTCTCAAACGAAGCGGGTATGGGTAGTGCGGCGAACATTGCTGCATCTGCAACACCAAATCCGAACCATCCGGCCTCACAAGGCTTTGTACAGATGATTGGCGTATTTGTAGATACGATTGTTATCTGTAGTGCATCTGCTGCAATTATCTTGCTATCAGGAGTGTTAGATAATCCAGGTGAGCAGAAGGGTATTGGTCTATTGCAGCTCGCTCTTAGCAATGAGCTAGGTGGTTGGTCTGCATACTTCATTGCATTCGCGATAATACTATTTTGTTTCTCATCAATTATTGCTAACTATAGCTATGCAGAAAACAACATCATGTTCCTGACTAAGAGTAAGAAAATTCTTTATATTTTCCGCGGTCTAGTATTGGCGATGGTGATGACAGGTTCAGTGGCTTCGTTGCAGTTGGTTTGGAACTTCGCCGATGTCTCTATGGGACTCATGGCTTTGGTCAATATTGCTGCGATTGTGATGCTGTCTAAAGTCGCATTTGCTGTTGTTAAAGATTATGAGCGTCAAATCAAGCAAGGTTTGGTTCCAACCTTTGACGCCACTCAATTCCCTGAAATAAAAGGTGTAGAGTCAGGTGAATGGTCTGATGAACAGAGCGCGACCAACAAGTCTTAA
- a CDS encoding phosphoketolase family protein: MSHQQEIVSLKKFVRATNFLATSQIYLKQNVLHKRALAHADIKPRLLGHWGTCPGINFVYANVNRLITKHNRSFVYLVGPGHGFPAVQANLFMEGSLSHFYPDTIPYNEDGITDICQKFSAAYGYPSHANPEAPGQILEGGELGYSLSVAWGAVLDNPDLIAACLIGDGESETGPLAASWYANRLVSPKNNGAVLPIVHINGYKISGPTRMGRMSHEELDLEFRGLGYHPIIVDDELEQDVYEQMTAAMDLSYEMINDIQTRARAGEDVVKPRWPVILMRTAKGWTGTSEYNGKKLEGNCESHQVIVNKCATDKGHLDALNTWLASYKFNELYSINEQGELIFDKDIQSLIPPKELSCGRQHLSYGGEVVRALTNPDLEKLAYGPETPRGQRGLSMFKMGEWMRDAFKLNRDQRNLRIFCPDETYSNQLQAVFEETDRAWQWPIESWDEDMSRDGRVIELLSENLLFGMLHGYTVTGRHAMFPTYEAFSQVVSSMADQYCKYVYASQGVHFRKPVPACNVVLSSLLERQDHNGYSHQNPSFLGAMLEKHPKIISAYLPADGNSTLVYTERAYADRDKLNILVAGKKDLPQWLTLDEARQQAKDGVMVWDFASDENPDVVLVGCGDYVTQEAMAALVLIRELLPRVRIRFVSVTELTSSGLGSLDFQSKPWLMDEVFTADKGVVFNYHGYPNTIKKLVFDYKGSDRFRIKGYEEEGSTTTPFDMGVRNGTSRYHLVIDMAYKLFQQGVIDETQHVALTTDMLQRLVDHRNYIKANGVDPVSIENWVWTR, from the coding sequence ATGTCACATCAACAAGAGATCGTCTCCTTAAAGAAATTCGTTAGAGCAACTAACTTTTTGGCGACATCACAAATTTACCTAAAGCAAAACGTACTGCATAAACGCGCTTTAGCACACGCTGATATTAAGCCAAGGCTATTGGGGCACTGGGGAACATGCCCGGGTATCAACTTCGTATACGCGAACGTTAACAGACTGATTACCAAGCATAACCGTTCATTTGTATACCTTGTCGGTCCTGGTCACGGTTTCCCAGCAGTACAAGCTAACCTTTTCATGGAAGGTTCACTCAGTCATTTTTACCCTGACACAATCCCATACAACGAAGACGGTATCACCGATATTTGCCAGAAGTTCTCTGCAGCGTATGGTTACCCTTCTCATGCCAACCCTGAAGCACCAGGTCAAATTCTAGAAGGTGGTGAACTTGGTTATTCACTTTCAGTTGCGTGGGGCGCCGTTCTCGATAACCCAGATTTAATCGCAGCTTGCCTAATTGGTGATGGCGAGTCTGAAACAGGTCCTCTTGCGGCTTCTTGGTATGCAAACCGTCTGGTATCACCTAAGAACAATGGCGCTGTACTTCCTATCGTACACATTAATGGCTACAAGATTTCAGGCCCTACTCGTATGGGAAGAATGAGCCATGAAGAACTTGATCTAGAATTCCGTGGTCTTGGTTACCACCCAATCATTGTTGATGATGAGCTAGAACAGGATGTCTATGAGCAGATGACTGCCGCAATGGACTTATCTTATGAGATGATCAACGACATACAAACTCGCGCGAGAGCGGGCGAAGACGTTGTTAAACCACGCTGGCCTGTTATTTTAATGCGCACAGCAAAAGGTTGGACCGGTACTTCAGAATATAATGGTAAGAAGCTTGAAGGTAACTGCGAATCTCACCAAGTTATTGTCAACAAGTGTGCAACTGATAAAGGTCACCTTGACGCACTAAACACTTGGCTTGCTAGCTACAAATTTAACGAGCTTTACAGCATTAACGAACAAGGTGAGCTGATTTTCGACAAAGACATTCAGTCTCTTATTCCACCTAAAGAATTATCTTGTGGCCGTCAGCACTTAAGTTACGGTGGTGAAGTAGTTCGCGCTTTAACAAACCCAGATCTTGAGAAGCTAGCTTACGGCCCTGAGACTCCTCGTGGTCAGCGTGGTCTATCCATGTTCAAGATGGGTGAGTGGATGCGTGATGCATTTAAACTTAACCGTGACCAACGTAACCTGCGTATATTCTGCCCAGATGAAACCTATTCAAACCAGCTACAAGCTGTATTTGAAGAAACTGACCGTGCATGGCAGTGGCCTATTGAAAGCTGGGACGAAGATATGTCTCGTGATGGTCGCGTCATTGAGTTGCTATCTGAAAACCTACTTTTCGGTATGCTACACGGTTACACGGTAACAGGTCGTCACGCGATGTTCCCAACTTATGAAGCTTTCTCACAAGTTGTATCGTCTATGGCCGACCAATACTGTAAATACGTATACGCTAGCCAAGGTGTACATTTCAGAAAACCTGTTCCAGCATGTAACGTAGTACTTTCGTCACTGCTTGAGCGCCAAGATCACAATGGTTACTCTCATCAGAATCCATCTTTCCTCGGTGCGATGCTAGAAAAGCATCCAAAGATTATCTCTGCTTACCTACCTGCTGATGGTAACAGTACTTTGGTTTACACCGAACGCGCTTATGCTGATCGTGACAAGCTGAACATTCTTGTCGCTGGTAAGAAAGATCTACCACAGTGGCTAACACTTGATGAAGCGCGTCAACAAGCTAAAGACGGTGTCATGGTTTGGGATTTCGCATCTGATGAGAATCCAGATGTGGTCCTCGTAGGTTGTGGTGACTACGTGACTCAAGAAGCGATGGCTGCACTGGTACTCATTAGAGAGCTATTGCCACGTGTACGTATTCGTTTTGTCAGTGTCACAGAACTTACCAGCAGCGGCCTAGGTAGCTTAGACTTCCAAAGCAAGCCATGGTTAATGGACGAAGTATTCACAGCGGATAAAGGCGTAGTATTCAATTACCACGGCTACCCGAATACAATTAAGAAACTCGTATTTGACTACAAAGGCAGCGACCGCTTCAGAATCAAAGGCTACGAAGAAGAAGGTTCAACAACAACACCATTTGATATGGGTGTTCGTAACGGTACTTCACGCTACCACCTTGTTATTGATATGGCCTACAAACTCTTCCAGCAAGGCGTTATTGATGAGACGCAACACGTCGCATTAACCACAGACATGCTGCAACGTTTGGTCGACCACAGAAACTACATCAAAGCCAATGGCGTTGACCCAGTAAGCATCGAAAACTGGGTGTGGACACGATAA